In a single window of the Leptospira harrisiae genome:
- a CDS encoding c-type cytochrome, translating into MNSKKVLVSLFALSLAFVMVACGDSKPKEEAPAAVESSASADPDLAKGEELYLQNCSSCHGEKGAGDGAAAAALNPKPRNYKAPASEWKNGNTAAGVTKTLKEGIKGSPMVAYGHLGDDNIRILAKYVEHLSKN; encoded by the coding sequence ATGAACTCAAAAAAAGTCTTAGTCTCTCTCTTCGCACTCTCCCTCGCATTTGTGATGGTAGCTTGTGGCGATTCCAAACCAAAAGAAGAAGCACCTGCTGCTGTTGAATCTAGCGCAAGTGCAGATCCTGATCTTGCAAAAGGAGAAGAACTTTACCTTCAAAACTGCTCTTCTTGCCACGGTGAGAAAGGTGCTGGTGACGGAGCTGCAGCGGCTGCCCTCAATCCAAAACCAAGAAACTACAAAGCTCCTGCTTCTGAGTGGAAAAATGGAAACACAGCTGCTGGTGTGACTAAAACTTTGAAAGAAGGAATCAAAGGATCTCCAATGGTTGCTTACGGACATTTGGGTGATGATAACATCCGCATCCTTGCAAAATACGTAGAACACCTTTCTAAAAATTAA